From one Haloarcula sp. DT43 genomic stretch:
- a CDS encoding pyridoxal phosphate-dependent aminotransferase gives MTFEPADRVDSVPPSGIRRFFELAEEMDDIISLGVGEPDFSAPWAAREAAIASLERGQTSYTANRGKRELRERIADYEAATHGLQYDPDEEILVTAGASEGIDLAFRALLNPGDSVAIAQPCYVSYVPGATFAGIDVVDVPTRAEDEFKLTREVLESSGAAEADALVYCYPNNPTGATMTDEEMAAVAAFCREHDLLVFADEIYADLTYEHDHTSIATLPEMRERTVVFNGFSKAFAMTGFRLGYAMAPPAAIEAMNRIHQYSMLSAPTTAQHAAIEALDNCRDEVTDMAAQYDRRRKYVLTRFEEMGLDCFPAAGAFYAFPECPWDDASEFAESLLQEERVAVVPGTAFGAGGSGHLRVSYATGLGDLKEAMARIESFLD, from the coding sequence ATGACGTTCGAACCGGCAGACAGGGTCGACAGCGTGCCGCCCTCCGGTATCCGTCGGTTCTTCGAACTGGCCGAGGAGATGGACGACATCATCTCGCTCGGCGTCGGCGAACCGGACTTCTCGGCCCCGTGGGCGGCCCGCGAAGCCGCCATCGCGTCGCTCGAACGCGGCCAGACCTCCTACACCGCCAATCGGGGGAAACGGGAGCTCCGGGAGCGTATCGCCGACTACGAGGCGGCGACACACGGCCTGCAGTACGACCCCGACGAGGAAATCCTCGTCACGGCGGGCGCGAGCGAGGGCATAGACCTGGCTTTCCGGGCGCTGTTGAACCCCGGGGACTCCGTCGCCATCGCCCAGCCCTGCTACGTCTCGTACGTCCCCGGCGCGACGTTCGCCGGTATCGACGTGGTCGACGTTCCCACGCGCGCGGAAGACGAGTTCAAACTCACCCGGGAGGTGCTGGAGTCGTCCGGCGCGGCCGAGGCGGACGCCCTCGTGTACTGCTACCCGAACAACCCGACCGGGGCGACGATGACCGACGAGGAGATGGCCGCCGTCGCGGCCTTCTGCCGGGAGCACGACCTGCTGGTGTTCGCCGACGAGATATACGCCGACCTCACGTACGAACACGACCACACGTCCATCGCCACGCTCCCCGAGATGCGCGAGCGGACCGTCGTGTTCAACGGCTTCTCGAAGGCCTTCGCGATGACGGGGTTCAGGCTGGGGTACGCGATGGCCCCGCCGGCGGCAATCGAGGCGATGAACCGCATCCACCAGTACTCGATGCTCTCGGCCCCGACGACGGCCCAGCACGCTGCCATCGAGGCGCTTGACAACTGCCGGGACGAGGTCACTGACATGGCCGCCCAGTACGACCGCCGGCGGAAGTACGTCCTCACGCGCTTCGAGGAGATGGGGCTGGACTGTTTCCCGGCGGCCGGGGCGTTCTACGCGTTCCCCGAGTGCCCCTGGGACGACGCAAGCGAGTTCGCCGAGAGCCTGCTCCAGGAAGAGCGGGTCGCGGTCGTGCCCGGGACCGCCTTCGGGGCGGGCGGGTCCGGTCACCTGCGGGTGTCGTACGCGACCGGTCTCGGCGACCTCAAGGAAGCGATGGCCCGGATAGAGTCGTTCCTCGACTGA
- a CDS encoding DUF7287 family protein: MDTRAQTPQDFAVGVSVLLVTVIGVLAFVQGSAVGVYESPDVQRNQPIADRAATYLVENYSVQGTRNHVRYNASGGMNASLSSDTDDLREFKERAGLIVATERRVNPRVNVTIVNASTLGAGARTPAADDGDTLTWGPSVAGQQNVASTARVVKLTNTDQCDPVCWLVVRVW, from the coding sequence ATGGATACGAGAGCACAGACACCGCAGGACTTCGCCGTGGGGGTGAGCGTCCTGCTCGTGACGGTCATCGGGGTGTTAGCGTTCGTACAGGGCAGTGCGGTCGGCGTGTACGAATCCCCGGACGTACAGCGCAACCAACCGATTGCGGACAGAGCGGCGACGTACCTCGTCGAGAACTACTCCGTCCAGGGCACGCGCAACCACGTCCGCTACAACGCGAGCGGCGGGATGAACGCGTCGCTCAGTTCGGATACAGACGACCTCCGCGAGTTCAAAGAGCGGGCCGGGCTCATCGTCGCCACGGAGCGGCGGGTGAACCCGCGCGTGAACGTGACGATAGTCAACGCGTCGACGCTCGGTGCCGGGGCACGGACTCCAGCGGCCGACGACGGCGACACGCTCACCTGGGGACCGTCGGTCGCCGGGCAGCAGAACGTCGCGTCGACGGCCCGCGTGGTGAAACTGACGAACACGGACCAGTGTGACCCGGTCTGCTGGCTCGTCGTGAGGGTGTGGTAG
- a CDS encoding DUF7288 family protein → MRGQAYTLEGVLAAIVVVTATVYGLSAVDTGPFQTGSQQRTAALETRASDTLSLAAETGALRNATACYSVGTPTLNGNQTGSATEFESMLNRTFDRQGTQYNLYLSYWDPVSDSRRTALASQQTDENVAERPVAAAVATETVTLTDDMPARIGDCSGTGPPISAVDGYFAPDATPDSVVYNVVEVRLVVW, encoded by the coding sequence ATGCGGGGCCAGGCGTACACGCTCGAAGGCGTTCTCGCGGCCATCGTCGTCGTGACGGCGACCGTCTACGGCCTGTCGGCCGTCGACACCGGCCCGTTCCAGACGGGCTCCCAGCAACGGACGGCAGCACTGGAGACCCGCGCCAGCGACACGCTGTCGCTGGCGGCCGAGACCGGCGCGTTGCGCAACGCGACGGCCTGTTACAGCGTCGGGACGCCGACGCTTAACGGCAATCAGACCGGGAGTGCCACCGAGTTCGAGTCGATGCTGAACCGGACCTTCGACCGCCAGGGCACCCAGTACAATCTCTACCTGAGCTACTGGGACCCTGTCTCTGACTCGCGGCGGACCGCGCTCGCATCGCAGCAAACGGACGAGAACGTCGCCGAACGACCGGTCGCCGCGGCCGTTGCCACTGAAACGGTGACGCTGACCGACGACATGCCCGCCCGAATCGGCGACTGCAGCGGGACCGGTCCGCCAATCTCGGCCGTCGACGGGTACTTCGCTCCCGACGCGACGCCGGACTCTGTCGTCTACAACGTCGTGGAGGTGCGTCTGGTCGTATGGTAG
- a CDS encoding Lrp/AsnC family transcriptional regulator, producing MSSRREILDLLRENARYTTEDIARLTDYSESEVAEIIEEFEEAGIIRGYQAVVDWNAVESDEERVRATVELNVTLDRETSYDDISDRIAKFPEVTSLRLVSGDYDFDLEVQGDSMREVSHFISDKIAPIPEITQTVTHYIMESYKEQGMEFDDHDDDDRLSVSP from the coding sequence ATGAGCAGTCGCCGCGAGATACTCGACCTGCTACGGGAGAACGCCCGCTACACGACCGAGGACATCGCTCGGTTGACCGACTACTCCGAGAGCGAGGTAGCCGAGATTATCGAGGAGTTCGAGGAGGCGGGTATCATCCGCGGCTATCAGGCAGTCGTCGACTGGAACGCGGTCGAGAGCGACGAGGAGCGGGTCCGCGCCACCGTCGAACTCAACGTCACGCTGGACCGGGAGACCAGCTACGACGACATCTCGGACCGCATCGCAAAGTTCCCGGAGGTGACCTCGCTGCGCCTCGTCAGCGGTGACTACGACTTCGACCTGGAGGTCCAGGGCGATTCGATGCGCGAGGTGTCGCATTTCATCAGCGACAAAATCGCGCCGATTCCCGAAATCACGCAGACGGTCACCCACTACATCATGGAGTCGTACAAGGAACAGGGGATGGAGTTCGACGACCACGACGACGACGACCGGCTGTCCGTCTCACCATGA
- a CDS encoding type II secretion system F family protein — protein sequence MSLDTPSQQQVGSGGALGDTFYPAYQMVFDDEGDFVSSVENKLGEARMADNVEMFLARALAVGIIAGLALWLVGTFLGYLLVQLLFAGGEAPTLIGIPVPENVSAILDMLKLPFLVLTTGVVFGAIGFGIGFGSLVSIPYFRASAREREINVLLSDSISFMYALSVGGLNQLEILQSMGRAEDTYGEVAKEFQSIVLETEYFDTDYRTAVRNQALQTPSDELSQFLTDMLSIINSGGDMTSFLEDQKEKHMRTARQEQEKMLETLELFGEMYMTLSLFPLLLIIILVIMSMMGNAQKSLIYGTVYGLIPLTGLGFLVLVSTVTQDSIGDGYLRSSPGEKELVVDEGVGVFNLGLIESYTGTYSVFDRIKSREGTHELLAILKRPDLFFRDHPLLVLWLTVPLSILAVVAAIVVGWAPLSLDGMIAVPVRSTFFWVYVPMYLNFVPLMVFYEWNQRSRKAIIGKLSENLRKLASANDTGMTLLESVKVVSETSSGKLSDEFETIHAKVNYGTSLKDALREFNNKYHVPRLARTIKLIAEAQEASSQIQDVLSTAAQASENQDDIERERKSRTRMQTVIILMTYLTLLGVMALLKTQFLDVMAGLATQASGAGSSSAPGGGFGGSVDTELLSMLFFHAVTLQALLSSFIAGYIREVKLVAGVKFAVVLSTIALVVWIAVG from the coding sequence ATGAGCCTCGACACACCGAGCCAGCAACAGGTGGGCAGTGGCGGCGCGCTCGGTGACACGTTCTACCCGGCGTACCAGATGGTGTTCGACGACGAGGGCGACTTCGTCAGCAGCGTCGAGAACAAGCTCGGCGAGGCCCGGATGGCCGACAACGTGGAGATGTTCCTCGCACGCGCGCTCGCGGTCGGCATCATCGCGGGCCTCGCGCTGTGGCTGGTCGGGACGTTCCTGGGCTACCTGCTCGTCCAGTTGCTCTTTGCGGGCGGAGAAGCGCCGACGCTCATCGGCATCCCCGTCCCCGAGAACGTCTCGGCCATCCTGGACATGTTGAAACTGCCCTTCCTCGTGCTCACGACGGGGGTCGTCTTCGGAGCCATCGGGTTCGGCATCGGGTTCGGGTCGCTGGTGTCGATTCCGTATTTCCGGGCGAGCGCCCGCGAGCGGGAAATCAACGTCCTGCTGTCCGACTCGATTTCGTTCATGTACGCGCTGTCCGTGGGGGGACTGAACCAGCTCGAAATCCTACAGTCGATGGGGCGGGCCGAAGACACGTACGGGGAGGTGGCAAAGGAGTTCCAGTCCATCGTGCTGGAGACGGAGTACTTCGATACGGATTACCGGACCGCCGTCCGGAACCAGGCGCTGCAGACGCCGTCGGACGAACTGTCGCAGTTCCTGACGGACATGCTCTCTATCATCAACTCCGGCGGTGACATGACCTCGTTCCTCGAAGACCAGAAGGAAAAGCACATGCGAACGGCCCGGCAGGAACAGGAGAAGATGCTGGAGACGCTGGAGCTGTTCGGCGAGATGTACATGACCCTCTCGCTGTTCCCGCTGCTTCTCATCATCATCCTGGTCATCATGTCGATGATGGGCAACGCCCAGAAGTCGCTCATCTACGGGACCGTCTACGGGCTGATTCCCCTGACCGGCCTGGGGTTTCTCGTCCTCGTCTCGACTGTCACGCAGGACTCTATCGGGGACGGCTATCTACGTTCGAGTCCCGGCGAGAAGGAACTCGTCGTCGACGAGGGCGTGGGCGTGTTCAACCTCGGACTCATCGAGAGCTACACGGGGACCTACAGCGTCTTCGACCGGATAAAGAGCCGGGAGGGGACCCACGAACTGCTGGCCATCCTCAAACGGCCCGACCTGTTCTTCCGTGACCACCCGCTGTTGGTGCTGTGGCTGACCGTCCCGCTGTCGATTCTCGCCGTCGTCGCGGCCATCGTCGTCGGGTGGGCACCGCTCTCCCTCGACGGGATGATAGCCGTTCCCGTCCGCTCGACGTTCTTCTGGGTGTACGTGCCGATGTACCTCAACTTCGTCCCGCTGATGGTCTTTTACGAGTGGAACCAGCGTTCCCGGAAGGCGATTATTGGGAAGCTCTCGGAGAACCTCCGGAAGCTCGCGTCGGCCAACGACACCGGGATGACGCTGCTTGAGTCGGTCAAAGTGGTCTCGGAGACCTCCTCTGGGAAGCTCTCCGACGAGTTCGAGACCATCCACGCGAAGGTCAACTACGGGACGAGCCTGAAGGACGCGCTCCGGGAGTTCAACAACAAGTACCACGTCCCGCGGCTGGCACGGACGATAAAGCTCATCGCGGAGGCCCAGGAGGCCTCCAGCCAGATTCAGGACGTGCTCTCGACGGCGGCTCAGGCCTCGGAGAACCAGGACGATATCGAACGGGAACGGAAGTCGCGCACGCGGATGCAGACGGTCATCATCCTGATGACCTACCTGACGCTGCTGGGCGTGATGGCGCTGCTGAAGACGCAGTTCCTGGACGTGATGGCCGGGCTTGCGACCCAGGCTTCCGGGGCGGGCAGTTCGAGCGCTCCCGGCGGCGGGTTCGGTGGCAGCGTCGACACGGAACTGCTGTCGATGCTGTTCTTCCACGCGGTGACGCTGCAGGCGCTGCTGTCGTCGTTTATCGCCGGCTACATCCGGGAAGTGAAGCTCGTCGCCGGCGTGAAGTTCGCGGTCGTCCTGTCGACGATTGCACTGGTGGTGTGGATAGCCGTGGGCTAG
- a CDS encoding type II/IV secretion system ATPase subunit codes for MAIDDTGGGEADGVDGGRLTDKPVRVGEYTWDDLRREVHDGGRFDRSAYLGFEPRELGQRLEDAASAGKTLQAPFEEYLDPTTTPVAKDIYTWEHFKQEYYYEDGDLPRDGDGEVVPFDASEFLEFDPEHTENRLSAAEDIASELHEYVEENTVDVNPELDEDAFFSTREGHTTVVNRYDLEKAVPQSKKSHFKELERYWVNKPYACVVIFHSRKENEKKYYVIEPYLTDIELDLREFLSGKLKTAIKYSEDEVIVQGTDADRAQVIQREAEQLLSRYDLYNGPVSGGEAGVLDQVKELFGLDDEDESETTGQLVGISTRPEPAILEDDEPKLNEYQVEKLLYMLKRDFVGYARIDGVKHDINVEDISCDGYNSRVFVYHTDYEQIISNVEHGEGELDDFVVKLAQRSGKGISKRQPQVDATLPDGSRAQLTLGREVSDHGTNYTIRQFKDVPFTPIDLINWNTFSLDEMAFLWLCIENNKSLIFAGGTASGKTTSLNAVSLFIPSNSKIVSIEDTREVELPQRNWVASVTRPSFGEDDKGDVDEFDLLEAALRQRPDYIVMGEIRGEEGRTLFQVMSTGHTTYTTFHADSVGEVIKRFTTEPINVSKTLFTALDLVSIQTQTRVDGNKVRRNKSLTEINEYSAENDEINVRDVYEWRAETDEYIQMGNSNTLEEIKFDRGWTQDKLDEELFKRKVVLAYLIEKGLNTYTQVAATIQAFINDPDTILTLIANDQLELSLEDLREMESVKIDIDPEKEEMVPRPDAPPEMVEETKAVLDNAQPLFNTYKSRETPDIVSALMDESDDSADEDSIEFGQFVPKAGAEADRE; via the coding sequence ATGGCTATCGATGACACCGGGGGAGGTGAGGCAGACGGGGTCGATGGGGGCCGACTGACCGACAAGCCCGTCCGGGTCGGCGAGTACACCTGGGACGACCTCCGCCGGGAGGTACACGACGGGGGGCGGTTCGACCGGAGCGCGTACCTCGGCTTCGAGCCACGGGAACTCGGCCAGCGACTCGAAGACGCGGCGAGCGCCGGCAAGACACTGCAAGCCCCCTTTGAAGAGTACCTCGACCCGACGACGACGCCAGTCGCGAAGGACATCTACACCTGGGAGCATTTCAAACAGGAGTACTACTACGAGGACGGCGACCTCCCCCGCGACGGCGACGGCGAGGTCGTCCCGTTCGACGCCAGCGAGTTCCTGGAGTTCGACCCCGAACACACCGAGAACAGGCTGTCCGCGGCCGAAGACATCGCCAGCGAGCTACACGAGTACGTCGAGGAGAACACCGTCGACGTCAACCCCGAACTGGACGAGGACGCGTTCTTCTCGACGCGGGAGGGCCACACGACCGTCGTCAACCGCTACGACCTCGAAAAGGCCGTCCCCCAGTCGAAGAAGTCCCACTTCAAGGAACTGGAGCGGTACTGGGTAAACAAACCCTACGCCTGCGTCGTCATCTTCCACTCACGGAAGGAAAACGAGAAGAAGTACTACGTCATCGAGCCGTACCTCACCGACATCGAACTCGACCTCCGCGAGTTCCTCTCGGGCAAGCTCAAGACCGCCATCAAGTACTCGGAGGACGAGGTCATCGTCCAGGGGACCGACGCCGACCGCGCCCAGGTCATCCAGCGGGAAGCCGAACAGCTCCTCTCCCGGTACGACCTCTACAACGGGCCGGTCTCCGGCGGCGAAGCGGGCGTGCTCGACCAGGTCAAGGAGCTGTTCGGCCTCGACGACGAGGACGAGAGCGAGACGACCGGACAGCTCGTCGGCATCTCCACCCGCCCGGAGCCGGCTATCCTTGAAGACGACGAGCCGAAGCTAAACGAGTACCAGGTCGAGAAACTGCTGTACATGCTCAAGCGGGACTTCGTCGGCTACGCCCGTATCGACGGGGTCAAACACGACATCAACGTCGAGGACATCTCCTGTGACGGGTACAACTCCCGGGTGTTCGTCTACCACACCGACTACGAACAGATAATCTCGAACGTCGAACACGGCGAGGGCGAACTCGACGATTTCGTCGTCAAGCTCGCCCAGCGCTCGGGCAAGGGCATCTCGAAGCGCCAGCCCCAGGTCGACGCGACGCTGCCGGACGGGTCCCGTGCCCAGTTGACCCTGGGCCGGGAGGTGTCTGACCACGGGACCAACTACACCATCCGTCAGTTCAAGGACGTGCCGTTCACCCCTATCGACCTCATCAACTGGAACACGTTCTCGCTGGACGAGATGGCCTTTCTCTGGCTCTGCATCGAGAACAACAAGAGCCTCATCTTCGCCGGTGGTACCGCCTCCGGGAAGACGACGAGCCTGAACGCCGTCTCGCTGTTCATCCCATCGAACTCGAAAATCGTCTCCATCGAGGACACGCGGGAGGTCGAACTCCCCCAGCGAAACTGGGTGGCCAGCGTCACCCGCCCATCCTTCGGCGAGGACGACAAGGGCGACGTCGACGAGTTCGACCTGCTGGAGGCCGCGCTCCGCCAGCGGCCCGACTACATCGTCATGGGTGAGATTCGTGGCGAGGAGGGCCGGACGCTGTTCCAGGTCATGTCGACCGGGCACACCACCTACACCACCTTCCACGCCGACTCCGTCGGCGAGGTCATCAAGCGGTTCACCACCGAACCGATTAACGTCTCGAAGACGTTGTTTACGGCGCTGGACCTCGTCTCGATTCAGACCCAGACCCGGGTCGACGGCAACAAGGTCCGCCGGAACAAGTCCCTGACCGAGATCAACGAGTACTCCGCCGAGAACGACGAAATCAACGTCCGGGACGTCTACGAGTGGCGCGCCGAGACGGACGAGTACATCCAGATGGGGAACTCCAACACCCTCGAAGAAATCAAGTTCGACCGCGGGTGGACCCAGGACAAACTCGACGAGGAACTGTTCAAGCGCAAGGTCGTCCTCGCGTACCTCATCGAGAAGGGGCTGAACACCTACACGCAGGTCGCGGCGACCATCCAGGCGTTCATCAACGACCCCGACACCATCCTCACGCTCATCGCCAACGACCAGCTCGAACTGTCGCTTGAGGACCTCCGGGAGATGGAGTCGGTCAAAATCGATATCGACCCGGAGAAAGAGGAGATGGTGCCCCGGCCCGACGCCCCGCCGGAGATGGTCGAGGAGACCAAGGCGGTGCTCGACAACGCCCAGCCGCTGTTTAACACGTACAAGAGCCGTGAGACGCCGGACATCGTCTCGGCGCTGATGGACGAATCCGACGACAGCGCCGACGAAGACAGCATCGAGTTCGGCCAGTTCGTTCCGAAGGCCGGGGCGGAGGCGGACAGGGAATGA